The Gossypium arboreum isolate Shixiya-1 chromosome 2, ASM2569848v2, whole genome shotgun sequence region TAAAAACAAGGTTCCTTACAGATGTTGAAGAGAGACAAATTTCTCATCTGAATAACAAGATTTTCtcagagaaaaaaaaaatcactagttttctttttaaaatttgtgaTGACACCATGGAATATTACAAGCATGTACTGCAAACTTATCAAAATGGAATACTTGGAACCCCAAAAAACAAATACCATGTAACAACAAGAAACATCTCAATCCATACATGATCTCACAAGCATTACTTGCACTCGACAACAGCCTCAGCAGCCCGTCGAGGCTTGTTTTTGCGTCTGCTACCGTTTTGTCGGTACCCAACCGATTTAGTTGCATCATCGGTGCTTGACTTTGTCGTAATGCCATTTCCTTTCTTGATTGAATCTATGTTTTCTTTTGCTTGCATTGATCTTTTCCTCTTCCGTCCGTTCTCCGTGACAGCCTGGTTTTTCATCTCTTTGGTAAGAACTGAAACTTTTATATCTTCACCATCTTCTTCAACCTTCTCCGCTTCATCTTCATCGATATCATCCTTCATCTGCTTTTGTGGCCTTCCTCTTCTCTTATATGCCGGTATTTTTTCATCTTCACCACTACCCGGATCTTCCAGAGATGAAACAACATTCTGCTTCTTTGCTTTTCCTCTTCCTCTTCTCATCGTAAAACAACAATTTCAAACAACTAAAGAAGGTTTCTGCAAAGATGAAAAGATGGATTCAGGCCAAAATAATCCACATTAAGTAAGAAAAGATTAACCAATTAAAGATTAAGCAAAATACATATAGCAGGTCATCAGTTTATATACATACAGGCAATACTAAATAAGTGAAACAGTCATGCTGTCATTCCATCATTACAACAAAAGAAATTGCTTATTTATGTGtctgtatatatataatatgtatgtatgtataatgTTCACTCTCCTAAGAAACTTTGTAAAAACCCACCTAAATCAAAACAGAAACTCCTATTTGGTTCATCCAACTGCAGGTTTTCcccatttttaattaataa contains the following coding sequences:
- the LOC108463298 gene encoding uncharacterized protein LOC108463298, encoding MRRGRGKAKKQNVVSSLEDPGSGEDEKIPAYKRRGRPQKQMKDDIDEDEAEKVEEDGEDIKVSVLTKEMKNQAVTENGRKRKRSMQAKENIDSIKKGNGITTKSSTDDATKSVGYRQNGSRRKNKPRRAAEAVVECK